A single window of Nicotiana sylvestris chromosome 3, ASM39365v2, whole genome shotgun sequence DNA harbors:
- the LOC138887266 gene encoding uncharacterized protein, producing the protein MKRSGLGTILKPPMGDTIRQSIKTPRLYNNEAEYEAMISGLELAKSLGAEVIKAKCDSLLVVNQVSKSFDVREDRIQRYLDKIQVTLHRFKEWTLDHVPREQNSEADAFANLGSSVEEDDIILGTIVQLSKSMVEEGHAEINSTCLMWDWRKLIDYLNNGKLQSDHKESRALGAKAARFALDKDGTLYQRTFHGTLAVCLGPGDTDYVLREIHEGTYGNHFDAESLVRKIIRAGYY; encoded by the coding sequence ATGAAGAGGTCCGGACTTGGAACTATCTTGAAGCCACCCATGGGTGATAccattaggcaatctatcaaaactcctAGATTAtataacaatgaggccgagtatgaggctatgatttcaggtctcgagctagccaaAAGCTTGGGAGCAGAAGTCATCAAGGCCAAGTGTGATTCTCTATTGGTGGTAAATCAGGTAAGTAAGAGTTTCGATGTTCGAGAGGATAGAATACAGCGGTACCTAGATAAGATACAGGTAactttgcaccgcttcaaggagtggactctggatcacgtacctcgagaacaaaatagcgAGGCTGATGCATTCGCTAATCTAGGATCTTCGGTTGAAGAAGATGACATCATACTGGGGACTATCGTCCAACTATCGAAGTctatggttgaagagggtcatgccgagataaattcaaCATGTTTAATGTGGGACTGGAGAAAACTTATCGACTATTTGAATAATGGAAAACTCCAATCGGACCACAAAGAATCGAGGGCCTTAGGAGCCAAGGCTGCTAGGTTTGCATTAGATAAAGATGGAACATTGTACCAAAGAACATTCCATGGAACATTGGCGGTATGCTTGGGGccaggggacaccgattatgttctacgaGAAATCCACGAAGGCACTTATGGGAACCATTTCGATGCCGAATCTTTGGTCCGCAAAATTATCAGAGCGGGATACTACtag